A window of Magnolia sinica isolate HGM2019 chromosome 13, MsV1, whole genome shotgun sequence genomic DNA:
CAGGGACTGACATAATTGGGCCTAAGCACATTTGTATCGAAGAAATTCATTCCAGATAAGGAGAAATTGGTATTTGAAGTGTCAACTGTAAATCGACCATAAGTTTTGATCTAAGTATTGTTATGGGATGCATGACCTATGAATTTTTACTATAACAAGCTATCTGGGTCAATCGACCAGCATATGTGGATCCATTTTGTGAGAAGATGCTTTCTTCCAattcaaaatcataattttaagaaaaacttactgtttttagtaagttttaatttggttgTACCTCTTTTGTTTTGGAGTTTTAGCTTTTTAgaaattgcttctaatcatgtTAGAAATCATCCGATATGATTTAATTTCGATTCATATTTAGGGTTTTTGCTTTTCTTTGTAAGTAATGTAATCGGGAAGTCTAAgcattattgattaataaaatttctaattttccttttaatcttgtggattcgagaataaccttgtggattcaaggcttTGCATACTTGGTGGTGATATACCCCCTCACATCATTTCCTGCGAATGAATGTTCGCAATTCAATtgacttgtgcatccaaatgcatcgTAAATTGTCATCTTTCAGCAGCTAAACCGCTCGAACAAACCTCATATCACACAAACCCAAATGAGAATAACAAAGGTTCTTATTAGTCAATCATTCCTGTGAATTGCTGAAGTAAATAAAACAATCAGCAATTTCTCATCACACGACACATTAATGTACATTTAATCGATGAATGGATGACACATGCAGTGTTACAAAGAGAAGAGATCCAATGACGGATGTCGCCCTTAATCCAAGTACTCCTGGACACACTTTCGGCATTGGATAAAAAATACATAAGAGAGGATGCTCCAAACCTTGATTTGACTATGGTATCAAAACAAGCAGCAGCACGGCGGCACAAGTTGTAAGAACCATCGAATAAGGCAACTGCCAACCTCGGATATCCTGCAATATCACACCCATGAGAAACCCAATTGAAATTTTGCTGAATGATAGAAGGAATGTATCAAAAGCAATCCGAAAGGCTGGGTTCTAAATAGGTAGGGTTCAGGAAGTAGTTGATAACTTAGTCAATGTGGGACCATGTTCCAGCAATCCAAACGGTTGATCGTTTGTCCCAAAACTCTTCAcgattggaagatcccaaccaTTTTATTTTTCAACTATTTCCATTGAATGTGGGTTGTTGATAGATTTTCTCCCCAACCTATTTGTAGGCCATTGATTGAGAGAAGGGTTGGGATCTTTGGCTCCAGGATATTTTTGGGGAAACTGCCATCCACAACAAGGTTCATCAGATCAACATTATATATGATCATCAACCCCCCTACATTTTCTGTACCAAATCTTGCAAACATGATTATGGGTCCTTCGTGATCTGGATTGATATTTCTACATTTTCGGAGTTATGATTCTCTATTCTTATAGTTGATTTAGTTGTAATGTAAAGTGTTTGAGGGGTTTTTTGGGGCTTGAGTTTTGGCCTCCTCTTTTGTATAGTGCTCCCTCTTttggtactttttttttttagattaccCATTAAGAAAAGTAGTAATATAAATTTATATCaaaaatgttatatatatatatatatatatatatatatatatagagagagagagagagagagagagagagagagactcaagTCCAATTGGTTGGACTGTACAACCACTTCAGTTATTGGTGATTATTCAATGTTATTGCCAATAATAAATACAGTAAAAATAaaggtaaggaaaaaaaaaaaaaaaggatgtttataaaggtaataataaatGCAAGCATACAATATTATTTTTCAAGTCATGAAATAACTCCTTTCTACCTAGTATTTATTTATTAGCATTAATTCAAATTAACAAAATCTAAACTGGTTAGACCTAGGTAGTACAACCGAATGGACTAGAGAGTGCAATTATGTACTACTGAggattttctaattgttttctttcttcttttttttaattgcaACCACTTCAATAATCGGAAAATCTAAATACCCATTTCTTATGCCAATAATGTTGATAGTTTGGTTTGGCATTCTACTCAAAAGGATTTCAGAGATGTTCCAAATACATACAACACTTCCATTGTCCAAAATTCCGACATCATTTCATTGAATTAAAGAATGTTCCTATCGACAAAATCAAAGGTAGCAAATGGAGGGAAAAAACAGTAAGCTAACATCATATTAAATTACTGAACCAAAGCAAAACCATCCTATGTTTTACATTGTATCAATATTTGACATTGAAGGATGTTGAAATACATATTCCATGCATAAATTTAGGAAATTCATCATCACTGGCTATTTTGTGAAAAATCAGGTTACTTGTCTTTTTATAATTTCAGATTTGGAGAAAAGAAATATACAAGAAACACGAGTTTTGGATAGAAACTGGAAAACAAGCATGAAATAAGTCAAGAATGCCATACCTTCAGAGACAACAGAGATGAGGATGCAGACGAGGGCTTGAGTCCTGTAAATCCAATATCATATGAAATGCTCCCATCAGCCTTGAACAGTCCGAAGTTCCTCTCAGAGGTTGGTCCTGGCTTCAAATCCTCATTAAACAAGGCAAATACATATGCCTTTACTGCAATCTTTGGCCTGAGTGGAGTACCCTTCTTTTTGGCAAGCCGTTTACGCAGATTGCGGTTATAAATCCTAGCATTCTGAACTGTTGCCCCTCCTTCGTTCTCATCACCTTTAGAAGCCCAACCTgtttcggagactcggacttccATCTTCCCAAAGCCCAAGGATTCCAAAGCTGCATAAGCTGCGTCTATCTGAGCATCGAACATGTTATCATAGTGAAGCTTAGTCTTCGCATCATAGACTCCTGGATTAGACTGGAAAAGAGCATAGTTGAGATCGATATGCTCGGGGTCGGACTTGTAGGCCAGAAATGGGTAGGCATTGATGTAGAAAGGAGAACCCGTCTGGGAAAAGAATTCCAAAAGCGGCTTCATGTATGGCATAACACTTTCCTTGAAAGTACATGCCGATGGAGGAAAGGAATTCTGAAAAACGCCCTGTGAATGTGGTGATGAGACTTCAATTGTATTCTTCAACTTAAGCCTCTCAACGGAATTGTAAACGTTCTTGACAGCACCCAGTAGGACTTCAGCTATTTCCTGATCTGTTCCTCCCAAAATCTCATTCCCCACAGCAATCCCACGGATATGGGTATCGGGCAGAAATGGCTCAACGTTTTCTTTTAACCAGTCCATTGCACGATCTTCATTCACACTCATGTCTTTCAGATACTCATTACCAATTCCGACCACTATTTCAATTCCAGATCCTTTAAATGCCTTGAGAACGGAGTGCTCAGCATCGTAGATCCGAATATTCTTTATCTTTGCTGCTTTAAGAAGCGTCACTACACTTTCAGGTGGAGGTATGTTATCAGCAATCCGGCCATAGTTTATTCCGTAAGTTCCAGTAAATGCCTGCACAGTAGTAAAGCCTGCAGAGCAGCAGAAACAGCTCTATCAGCCAACTTTATAATCCAGATAAAGATCAAACCGCAACGAATTTTCAGAATCATGTAGCAGAGAGATGAATTTCCATTTATAATGCAGGTATTAGGTAACTCCCAATGGACGCAGAAAAAGAACCACTCCATGAAAGTAGCAATACACATCCACCTTGACCttttctataataataataatattattattattattattaaactaACAAGATGATGGAAAAATAACAAACTTTCTGCTTTAGGGTTTCCTCCGTTTGAACACAGTTGAGCGAAAGGGTTTCCAAAGGAGGGTTCAAGCCTGCATTTTTGGTCGAGTCGACGAAAATGAATCTTTGTCGAGTCGGCATTTTAGAACTTATTTTGTCAAGTGGACTGATTAAATGGGGGTTTGCCAAGTGtatccaaacacacacacacacacacaaaaaaaaacccAGTTCAGCTCAAAAGGGAATTTATGCCTCAAATCCCCCTTTGAAGGGTGAATCCAATCAAAAGAATCGAACTGCCTCACCCAAGTTTATGGACTCAACCCTTCCTTGGGATGGCAGTTGTTTGTCTTGTAAATCTCCTCTTTGAGAACCAAAGTGTTAGAACCACTTTAAAGAAACATAACACGGAATGTCTGCTTTCAATGATAAAGGAAAGAATCAACACAGTAATTGGAATCTAAAGGCATAGAGCTGCCTTAGCCATGTATAATTTCATACGTGAGCGAAACGTAAACCATCCAAACTTGAAACATAGATGCAAATAGAGAACATGTCACATGCATCTAGTTGTAGATGTGAAAACCAGGTAACTAGATGTGCATgtgtcccattttcatggtggggtaaCCATAATGGATGGGTtcaatgccatatgccacggtgGGCCTTGCAGGCCACTAGTTGCACAGTTCTCATCTACAAACTAGTTGTGCATTGGATGTTCTAGTATAATTAATAATGCCTCTTCTTTTTATCAGTAACATAAAATCCTACCTTGGAGGGATATAGAAGAAAACATACAAACATTTTAAGTAGTTGACGAAGAGTGCTGTAAATTTCTGAGTTGAACAGAAATATCGAATTGATCGAGCATATTGAAGAAAATAAGTGACTGattactcaaaaaaaaaaaaaaataattaaataattccaTTTCACATGCAGTGTTAACTATAACTTCTATtgaaatttcaaaagaaaaaagtacATCATGGAAGAGGGGAAGAGGCCACCAAAGCAGAGATCTCACGGCACCTTTCCAGCTAAGGTGTTGGAGATTTACATTTAGATGTTAGAAGTAGAACGGTAGAActcgaggtttttttttttttgtttggttgaATTTCTAAAATGTACGAGGCATGCTAGTTTGTTACACTAGTACCACTCTTCTTCGTTCTTTGCCTTTTGGAAGAGGAAAAAGAGAAACGTGTAGACCCAGGTGGCACCTTTGATAGGCACAAGATGACATAAAAATGTTTCTTGCATTTCTCAAAATGGATTGGCCCGAGAGAAGGTTCTAGAAATTTTGGAAAGTTTATTGACCCTTCCAAATGCATTGAAGTAGTTTAAGACAGACCAAAAGAAAATTACTCTGGACAGAAAGTAGCAAATTCCTTCAATCTTATCAATAATCATGGCACCAAAACAAGAAAATCTCATGTATAACTCCAGACCAAACCCTCTGCATCCATCGAAGGAGTTTGGAACAAGAAACCTTATGCTCCATGGAGAGTCTTGCTGTAGATTTACAATCCTTCAatgaaacttttcaaaaatccCTTAAAGTCATCTGTACCCATTGAGTGAAAATAAGAGTTGTATAAAAATCCCAAAACAAACCCCATCCCAAAATGCATCAAACCAATTCAATTCAGAATGTTGTGCTCCAGAGGATACCTTGATATGGATTTACATGTCTTCTATCAAAATACTCTGAATGCATCCAAGTGGTTCTAGTAGGTATAAAAGTAGGTTATTGCAGGGGGAGTGGATTTTTAAATCATTCCATCAAACTTGGAGAAACCATTTGAACCTATTCAGAGAAGCCAAAATGATAAAACCCCTAGAAAAATATCCAATTGGAACTGCCCAATGGTTATCAAAGTAATTTTATTTGGAATTAGATATCTCCAATTAGAACCATTTTATCAAAGTAGATATCTCCAATTAGAACCATTTTATCAAAGTGGAGCCAATGTTAAGAGTATCAGTATCTCCACATGTATCGATGATTGTGGATACGGAAACAAGTATCAGTATCACCGATATTCGGAAAAATATTAGTCTGAGGGAAACAACGCAGAAACGTTAGAAAAAAAATGTGAAtgtttttagtgaaacttcaaaaGATGTTAAAAGGCACATGTTTACAATAATGCAAAAAACaactatatataataagtttccatttagaGGAGCCTAAGCCATGTaccgtagaaaaaaaaaaaatcattataaataaatatataaaatttgtagCCAATCAATAAATCGGCCAACACTAATCAATATATAAAATTTGCAATTAATTAGCAGTAAAAAACATATTTTCCAACATAAAAATGGAAACATTAGGACTTCCCCCCTTTTCCACTTAACTATTAATTTCTCTGCCACAAAATCCAGAATCATTCATAGACATGGATTTCCATTGCAATCCATGCCAAATGAAGTTTctatgaatttttcatcaccttTGAGCTTCAGCCCGTCTCCACTTCGAGTCGAGATTTCTCCCCCATATCCAAACTTTCAaacaagaaaaattaagagtgaTTGAAATcacttaagaaaaaaaaaagaagaagaaaaagcccGAAAAATGGAGTTCTGTGGGTTTTTAGATAAGTTCCCAATTTTCTGTTAGTTTTTTACTATTTACAAATGTTTCCCTGGCATCAGGGCTAATATCGCTAGTATCAGGGATATTATCAATGGTCTTGCCAATACCAAGGAACTTTTATAAAGGATTCTTCTCAAAAAATCACTGGTACCAAAAATATCGCCAAATATTGTCAATATtatcgaaaatattggtaatgtttggaaaattttaaattgcCAGCAATTTTGGTATTGCAGGCTTGGtctaccgataatatcggcgatactATTTTTAATGACACCAATATTTAGAACAGTTGCTGGAGCCAACCCATTTTCATGGTATGGGTGTACTACATAAGTGGCAGGTTAGATGGGGCCACAAGTCATGGTGCCTCTGTTGCCAGTAGGTGATTAGTTCTCTATAGTCTTACTCTCAAAATTTAAACAGAAATTCTTTGAAATCATGCTAGACGTGTATTACCAAGAAGCCAGACTTCGCtagctctcttcttctttttttgcaaATTCAAGAGCCAAAAACAGAAACCGAAATCATCAATTCCTA
This region includes:
- the LOC131223128 gene encoding glucan endo-1,3-beta-glucosidase 14-like; the encoded protein is MESSLPDLTLSNNNRNTMGICSLFSASFFLLCIFSSNGFTTVQAFTGTYGINYGRIADNIPPPESVVTLLKAAKIKNIRIYDAEHSVLKAFKGSGIEIVVGIGNEYLKDMSVNEDRAMDWLKENVEPFLPDTHIRGIAVGNEILGGTDQEIAEVLLGAVKNVYNSVERLKLKNTIEVSSPHSQGVFQNSFPPSACTFKESVMPYMKPLLEFFSQTGSPFYINAYPFLAYKSDPEHIDLNYALFQSNPGVYDAKTKLHYDNMFDAQIDAAYAALESLGFGKMEVRVSETGWASKGDENEGGATVQNARIYNRNLRKRLAKKKGTPLRPKIAVKAYVFALFNEDLKPGPTSERNFGLFKADGSISYDIGFTGLKPSSASSSLLSLKDIRGWQLPYSMVLTTCAAVLLLVLIP